From the genome of Gammaproteobacteria bacterium, one region includes:
- the rsmH gene encoding 16S rRNA (cytosine(1402)-N(4))-methyltransferase RsmH, translating to MRTPHQTLHQPVLLQEALAALAITPDGVYVDGTCGRGGHSAAILEQLDDTGRLIGMDKDPQAVQAVRARFDADKRFSVELGSFALMRVLTDRLEITGRVNGILLDLGVSSPQLDDPERGFSFSKSGPLDMRMDTTGGLTAAHWLAQAGEAEIAEVLKVYGEERFARRIARAIVDARRVTPIETTTQLTDLIVAASPRRERHKHPATRSFQAIRIFINRELEELTQVLLNSLAVLAAFGRLVVISFHSLEDRIVKRFIRQHAGGASVPRGLPITGGQAAGMLRKLGKVIRPSTEECRRNPRARSAVLRMAERMP from the coding sequence ATGCGCACACCTCACCAGACACTTCATCAACCGGTACTCCTCCAAGAGGCGCTTGCCGCGCTCGCGATCACGCCGGATGGCGTCTACGTGGACGGCACCTGCGGACGCGGTGGCCACAGCGCCGCCATCCTTGAGCAACTGGATGACACGGGCCGTCTTATTGGTATGGACAAGGATCCGCAGGCGGTGCAGGCAGTGCGCGCGAGGTTCGATGCCGATAAGCGCTTTTCCGTGGAACTTGGATCTTTCGCGTTGATGCGCGTGCTGACAGACCGTCTGGAGATTACCGGTCGTGTTAACGGCATATTGCTCGATCTTGGCGTGTCCTCGCCCCAGCTCGACGATCCAGAGCGCGGATTCAGCTTCAGCAAAAGTGGACCGCTGGACATGCGCATGGACACAACCGGGGGACTCACCGCAGCCCACTGGCTGGCGCAGGCGGGCGAGGCCGAAATCGCCGAGGTACTGAAGGTGTATGGAGAGGAGCGGTTTGCACGCCGTATCGCGCGGGCGATCGTCGATGCGCGCCGCGTCACGCCAATCGAAACGACCACGCAGCTCACCGATCTCATCGTCGCCGCCTCGCCCCGACGTGAGCGCCATAAACACCCGGCTACGCGAAGTTTCCAGGCCATCCGCATCTTCATCAATCGTGAACTCGAAGAGCTGACCCAGGTGCTTTTAAACAGCCTCGCGGTGCTGGCCGCTTTTGGCCGTCTGGTGGTGATCAGCTTTCATTCCCTGGAAGACCGGATCGTCAAACGCTTCATCCGTCAGCATGCCGGCGGCGCGTCAGTTCCGCGCGGTTTACCCATAACAGGCGGCCAGGCGGCGGGCATGCTGCGCAAACTGGGCAAGGTCATCCGGCCCTCGACGGAAGAATGCAGACGCAATCCGCGCGCGCGCAGCGCGGTGTTGCGCATGGCCGAGCGCATGCCATGA
- a CDS encoding penicillin-binding protein 2 produces MGLGVVLLLGRALYLQLQEREFLLGEGDARHLRVMPIPAHRGMIVDRNGEPLAISTPVDSIWAVPRETLAAPEQLPKLAAMLGIDAGNLVRQLAARATREFVYIERRVDPDVAARAMALNIPGINLQREYRRYYPMGEVASQLLGFTDIDDAGQEGLELAFDDWLSAEAGAKRVIKDRLGRIVEDLERISAASPGKDLRLSLDRRIQYLAYRELKAAVTQHHARSGSAVVLDPRTGEVLAMVNQPSFNPNNRENLNTEATRNRVVTDVLEPGSTIKPFVIAAAIQSGRYAPDTLIDTSPGWYMVRGHTIQDEHDYGPLNLAGVIRKSSNVGATKIALAMTPARLWDSYRRAGFGALTESGFPGEAAGALSSYKGWGDVERATLAFGYGVATTPLQIARAYAAIAADGLMPSISYTATDQAAVRARVMSTSTARRLRGMLEGVVSVGGTAPMASVEGYRVAGKTGTVHKSAAGGYAQNRYVSIFVGMAPASEPALVSVVVIDEPGDGTYFGGQVAAPVFSRIMAGALRLLDVRPDNLPHLQAHTPPAPRVAPNDA; encoded by the coding sequence ATGGGGCTTGGCGTTGTGCTGCTGCTTGGCCGCGCGCTGTACTTGCAGTTGCAGGAACGCGAGTTCCTGCTGGGTGAAGGTGACGCGCGTCACCTGCGTGTGATGCCGATTCCCGCGCACCGTGGCATGATCGTAGACCGCAACGGTGAGCCGCTTGCGATCAGCACGCCGGTCGATTCCATCTGGGCCGTCCCGCGCGAGACGCTGGCCGCGCCGGAACAGTTGCCGAAGCTCGCCGCCATGCTGGGCATCGACGCGGGAAATCTCGTGCGGCAACTCGCCGCGCGCGCCACGCGCGAATTCGTCTACATCGAGCGCAGGGTCGATCCAGACGTCGCGGCGCGTGCGATGGCGCTGAATATCCCCGGCATCAATTTGCAGCGCGAGTATCGGCGGTATTACCCCATGGGCGAAGTCGCCTCGCAGCTGCTCGGCTTCACGGACATCGACGATGCCGGTCAGGAAGGTCTGGAGCTTGCTTTCGATGACTGGCTGAGTGCCGAAGCCGGTGCTAAACGAGTCATCAAGGATCGCCTCGGGCGTATTGTCGAGGATCTGGAGCGTATCAGTGCCGCCAGTCCCGGCAAGGATTTGCGTCTGAGCCTGGACCGCCGTATCCAGTATCTTGCTTATCGCGAACTTAAGGCCGCCGTGACGCAACACCACGCACGCTCGGGCTCCGCGGTGGTGCTGGACCCGCGCACCGGAGAGGTGCTGGCGATGGTCAACCAGCCGTCCTTCAACCCCAATAACCGTGAGAACCTGAACACCGAGGCCACCCGCAATCGGGTAGTAACCGATGTGCTGGAGCCGGGTTCCACAATCAAGCCGTTCGTGATCGCGGCGGCGATCCAGAGCGGTCGCTATGCACCGGACACGCTCATCGATACCTCGCCCGGCTGGTATATGGTGCGGGGACACACGATCCAGGATGAACACGATTACGGACCGCTGAACCTGGCCGGAGTGATTCGCAAATCCAGCAATGTGGGCGCCACCAAGATCGCGCTGGCGATGACACCAGCCAGATTGTGGGATAGCTATCGGCGCGCCGGTTTCGGGGCATTGACCGAGTCCGGTTTTCCGGGCGAGGCGGCCGGCGCTCTGAGTAGTTATAAGGGCTGGGGCGATGTCGAACGCGCTACTTTGGCGTTTGGTTACGGCGTTGCGACCACGCCGCTGCAGATCGCGCGCGCCTACGCCGCCATCGCCGCCGACGGCCTTATGCCCTCTATCTCGTATACGGCCACGGACCAGGCCGCGGTGCGGGCGCGCGTGATGAGCACCTCTACCGCGCGCCGTTTGCGCGGCATGCTGGAAGGCGTGGTGAGCGTGGGCGGCACCGCGCCGATGGCGAGTGTCGAAGGTTACCGGGTCGCGGGCAAGACGGGCACCGTGCACAAGTCCGCCGCGGGCGGTTATGCGCAAAATCGCTATGTTTCGATCTTCGTCGGTATGGCGCCGGCCAGCGAGCCGGCGCTGGTGTCGGTGGTGGTGATCGACGAGCCGGGCGACGGTACTTATTTCGGTGGTCAGGTGGCCGCACCGGTGTTCTCGCGCATCATGGCGGGCGCGCTGCGGCTGCTCGACGTGCGCCCGGACAACCTGCCACATCTGCAGGCCCATACGCCGCCGGCACCGAGGGTCGCACCCAATGATGCCTGA
- the mraZ gene encoding division/cell wall cluster transcriptional repressor MraZ: protein MFRGSSVLNLDAKGRMAMPARYREQLIASCGGRLVITVDRDRCLLLYPMPAWEEVEFELNRLPGLDPNVRRLLRNLMGNAEDLELDAQGRIRLPPALREFANLEKRVALVGQGKKFELWNEDTWTEQRDAWLKSSESDELNAALASLPL, encoded by the coding sequence TTGTTTCGTGGCTCAAGCGTCCTGAATCTCGATGCCAAAGGCCGCATGGCCATGCCCGCCAGATATCGGGAACAGCTCATAGCGTCGTGTGGTGGCCGTCTGGTTATCACGGTTGATCGTGATCGATGTCTGCTCCTCTATCCAATGCCCGCCTGGGAAGAAGTTGAATTTGAACTAAACCGGCTGCCGGGCCTTGATCCGAATGTCCGGCGTCTGCTACGCAATCTGATGGGAAACGCTGAAGATCTCGAACTCGACGCGCAAGGCCGTATTCGTCTGCCGCCCGCATTGCGAGAGTTCGCGAACCTCGAAAAACGCGTGGCGCTGGTCGGTCAGGGCAAAAAGTTCGAGTTGTGGAACGAGGACACCTGGACTGAGCAGCGCGACGCCTGGCTCAAGAGCAGCGAGTCCGACGAACTCAACGCAGCGCTGGCTTCGTTACCGCTTTGA
- the ftsL gene encoding cell division protein FtsL — MKWSAAWLCLLFAAVLGSALGVVYSKYQNRKLFIELQALQTRRDEMSVEWGRLQLEQSTWAAHGRIETIAAQRLRMQLPAFDSIVTVQP, encoded by the coding sequence ATGAAATGGAGTGCGGCCTGGCTTTGTTTACTGTTTGCGGCGGTGCTTGGCAGCGCGCTGGGTGTGGTTTACAGCAAGTACCAGAACCGCAAGCTGTTCATCGAGCTGCAGGCATTGCAGACGCGGCGCGATGAAATGAGCGTCGAATGGGGGAGGCTGCAGCTCGAACAGAGCACCTGGGCGGCGCACGGCCGGATCGAAACCATCGCCGCGCAACGCCTGCGCATGCAGTTGCCGGCGTTCGATTCGATCGTCACGGTGCAGCCGTGA